The Ignavibacteria bacterium DNA window CGATTCATGATGCAGAGCGGAGTAACAAAAATGCGAGGACTCCGCCAGAGAAGCGGTTTCTTTCTCTGGCGGAGCCTGATATAAATTCCATTCTATTAATAACTCTTCTCCAGCTTACGGCCGAGGAGGTTGGCAATTACAAAACCGAGTCCCGATAAGGTGAACAGCAGCAGGGGCATCCAGAATTCCTGATCGGTAACCTCCTGGAGATACATTCCCACGCCAACACCGATACCAAAGAATATGGCAATTATTCCGATCTTGGTCATGAGAAAAGGATTTGATTTACCTTTGTTTTCAAAAAACTGCTTGATTTCCTCGGCGGGCAGCCCGCGTTCTATAAGCATCTGGCGCTCCCTGGACTTAAAATAGGCGACTGTCACCCATACAAGACCAATCACCAGGGTTATAGCTATTGGTATAAATGCTCCGATTACTCCAGGTACCATGATAGACTCCTTTTATTATCTAATTATTTTGACGGGATTTCCGCCAAAAGGTTACACTTTTATGAATTTATTTTCCTTACAGTTTTTTTTATATCCGGATATAATATTTCTGATCTCTACTATTTGAGACTAGGAGGAAGTGAGAAAGGTTACACATTTTGCCCGCGGGAATTATTTTATTAATTTGACGAGGCAGTCTGTAACCTTTTCCTTAATTAAATGGTCACAAGTATACGATGAGGAATTTAAGCGACATAGAAATCATAGAATCGGTTAAAAGGGGCAATCAGGCTGACTTTTCGCTCATTGTTGACCGGTACAAGGACAAAGGCTTCTCCCTGCTTAAGAGGATGCTGAGGAATGACTTTGACGCCGAGGAAGTCCTGCAGGACAGCTTCCTTAAAGCCTACCAGTCACTTTCCTCATTCAGGCAGGATTCCAAATTTTCGACCTGGTTTTACCGTATCGCTTACAATTCGGCGCTGACATTCCTTTCAAGCAAAAGACGGAGGAATGAAAAAGAGCTCTCATCGCTTGAAGACCACCTGGAACTGAAAGACAGCGATAACGAGGTATATGCCGAGAGCGAGAACGTGGCGCAGTTTGTAAATAAAATGATAGACAAGCTGCCCGGGAAATATTCGAGCATTATTAATATGTTCTATATAGATGATATGAGTCTTGATGAAATTAGCAAAACTACGGGGTTATCCCTGGTAAATGTTAAAGTTATCCTTCACAGGTCGCGCAATGCATTAAGGGACCTGGTACTGAAGCATAATTATCATGAGGAGCTGTTATGACGCACATTAGCGATGAAGTCTTAAATAAATATATTGACAACGAACTTGAAAGCCGTGAGCTTTCGGAATTAAACGAGCACCTGAAGTTCTGCACTTCATGCCTCTCGAGGCTTAAAGCTCTCCGTATGGTTGATCAGCAGCTAAGGCGGATAGAGACTTTCCATGTTTCAGCCGACTTTACGCAGAATCTGATGAAGAAAATTGAAAAGATATCTTTCCATTACACACCCAGAAAGAGTTATTTCTTCAGGTTTGTTGTTGCTTTATTCGTAATTCTGACTGCCGCCATGCTGGCTGCAGTTGTAATTACAGTTAAGGCATCCGCTCCTGCCGTGGCCTCAGAGCCGGCATGGTACAAGGCGATTCTGGATACGTTTTCGGCTAAACTTTCGAGCGTACTTACCGGCTACAACAGCCTTTTTACCAACAGGAGCTTTTCCATCGTGGGCTCAGGGCTTGCATTTATAATTTTAGTGAGCATTTATATTGTCTATGAATCCTTTAAGGGGGTAAAAGGAAGGATTCATTAAAAGTTA harbors:
- a CDS encoding sigma-70 family RNA polymerase sigma factor yields the protein MRNLSDIEIIESVKRGNQADFSLIVDRYKDKGFSLLKRMLRNDFDAEEVLQDSFLKAYQSLSSFRQDSKFSTWFYRIAYNSALTFLSSKRRRNEKELSSLEDHLELKDSDNEVYAESENVAQFVNKMIDKLPGKYSSIINMFYIDDMSLDEISKTTGLSLVNVKVILHRSRNALRDLVLKHNYHEELL